The genomic DNA GTCCGCGGCGGCGGTGAGCTTGGCCAGGACCTTGTCCCAGGTGCCGTCCGTGGCCATCCGGCGATGCCAGGTCCACACCGTCTGCCACGGACCGAACGACTCCGGAAGGTCGCGCCACGCGATCCCGCACCGGTACCGGTAGATGATGCCCTCGAGCATCGTGCGCGCGTCGGAGAACGGCCGACCCCTGCGGCCCGTAGGACGCGGCAACATCTCCTCGATCAACGACCACTGGGCATCCGAGAGCAACTGGAAACGAGACACGTCCGCAGAATCTCAGCCCAACACCGAACTATTTGTCAGACACGCCCTAACCGCGACGACCGCCGAACAGAGGTCGTCGCGGTTCTCTCGTTGACTTACGTGCGCGTTGTCCGGTGGCCGGCATCGTCGACGGGGCGTTCCTGGCCGGGTCGCGCCGGAGCCAGAGGCCTTGCGTCCGCGATGCGGTGCACGATCTCCGGCACCCGTCCGCCGCGCAGCCGTCGTAGCGCCCGGGCCGCGTGGACCTCGTCAGGCGTCACCCTGATCACGCGCTTCGGTGTCATTCCTAGAATTTAGCCTCTGCCCTTTGTGGCCGTATCGCATTCCGAGACGACATCGACGTATATACGTGCCCAGTCGGCAACGTGAAACCTTGCAGTAGATCTGCGGCGCTCGGCGATTCAAGTGTGCTGCTTCTGGCAAGAAGGGAGAGTAGTGATCGTTCTCGGCCTCTTCTCCGGCTGTCGATACCAACGGCGAGCGCGTAGCGTAAACACATGACGAAGCGCGTCGCCATAGCTGTCAGAATATCGCCGGATGCCGCAGAGAAGTTGCGCAAGCGCGCGATGAGCCAGAGGGTCACGCTCAGTGCAATCCTCCGGCCCACGATTGAGCGTGCGGCCATTGAGAAGCCAACGCAAAAGACGCCCCAACTGCCATAAAGGAGGGCCGGCGCGCCAACGCCAGCCCTCCGACATCTTCATCCCACTCCCGCCAGGAAGAAGGACACTCGTCATGATATCCCCACAGGCGCACACTGGCCAAGACCAAGGCAGCTACTGGGAGGGTGTGACGGAGGTCCGCTGTCTCGACTGCGACGGTGGCGGACTGGATCACCTTGAGATAAATCGCCTCCGGACGCTGGGCCTCTGGACGATCGACGACGGACCGTGGCCGGTATGCCCGGAGTGCCAAGGCATCGGCACCTGGGAGATGCGTGCGCGCCCTTTCGAGAGCGCCCCGGTGAGCGTGGTGCGCGGGGCCGTCACGAAGTCGTCGCCACGGACCCCGCGAGGTATGGGGGCGACGAGTTCTGGGAGCCCAACTCCGCGCGCTTGACTTGGGTGATCGCGGTCGATGTTGATCACTCGGATGGAGTCGCCAGGGCACTCTGGACCGCCGTCCCCAAGCCGTCCTGGGTCGTCGAAAACCCAGCCAATGGGCATACTCACGCGGCGTGGATCATCGAGCCCGTCTCGCACGGGCCGAACGCGCGGCTAAAGCCCCAGCGATATCTCGCCGACGTCAGAGAGGCGCTCCGTGATGCGGTCGGGGGCGATCCGCATTTCACGGGAGTTCGATCACGAAATCCGTTGTGGCGCCACGCAATTACCTACTGGGGCCCCATGTCAGCCCGCTCTCTCGGCGAGCTTGCTCGGCCGCTGCGTAGCGCTGGCCTGTGGCCGAGCGCTGTGCTGCGACGTCCGGTATCTGGCGACACATCCCTCGGCATCAGTGGGCCGATCCGCCGCGGGGCACGCAACGTCACCATCTTCGAGATTGCGCGACGGGCGGACGACCCGCGTGCGGCGGCCGAGGCTGCCAACCGTCGCTGCGATCCGCCATTGAGCCCGGCAGAGGTGGCGAGCATCGTGCGGTCGATCCTGCGCTACCGGGAGCGGAGAGGCGGCTGGGAAGGTAGCGAGGAACTTCCCGGATCCGTCCGCGAGGTGCTCTCCGAGTTCGGTCGAAAGGGAGGGAGCGCGGCGTCGGAAGCGCAGGCGCAGCAGCGTTCGATGCGCGCAGCATCCGGCACAGCTGTGCGCAGCGCCCAGGCGACTCTGCGCGCGGAAGCGGCCCGCGCACTGCAGGCGCAGGGGTCGAGCACGGCGGAGATCGCGGAGGCGTTGGGGGTCACGATTCGCACTGTCCAGCGCGCGCTCAGGGCGAGCGACATTTCAGGAGCCTCAGGGTAATAGCGTCTGTGTGCCCATGTCGGCGTGCTCGGCCGTGCCTAACTGCAACCACGAGATCCCGGAGCCTCCTGGCTGGGCACGACGGAGACGCCGCGTCGCGAAGTGCGGTTAGGCAGTCTGGGGTCGGCTCGTCGGCTTGCGCAGCTGCTCGCTGACTACCGTGATCGCGTCGAGAGGGACCGGGTCGACGCGCTTGATGTCCTCACTGTCAGTTGCGAGCCGATTGATGCGTGTTGCGAGTGTCGTTGCCAGTGCGGCCTTCTCGGCGAGGACGCCCCATCGCCAGTGGGCTTGTTCGACGCTGGTGAGTTGGTCCAAGCTCCGGCGCCTTGAGGTCACGGCGTGATACCGGGCGTCGCCGAGCATCGATGCACCGCCGGGCCGACAGCATGCCGCGTCGTGGCACATAAGAAGCGCCCATAGGGGCGCGATTCGCGAGATTGCCTCAAGTGAGCGCTTGCCCACGCTTCGGCCTAGTGAAGGTACAAATACCGGGCGAGCCTGTCGCCGTTGCTGCTCTGGACCCGCGCTCGCCGTTCCTCGGTGGCCGGCCAGCGTGCGTGACACATCGTATGTCTCGCGCGTCCCGATGCCGGTCTCATAGCCCGCGGCCCCAGCCGCGACGCATGCCTCGCCCAGGACACCTTGCTGCCACGCGATGACCGGCGTCATGGCCGCCAGTCGGTGGATCAGAGTGACTAGGTCGAACAACCGTGCATCTGCGGTACGCCCCATGTGGCTTCTGGAACTTGCCAGCGCTACCTCGGCAGGGTCGACTGCAACCATGGCGCGATGCAAGTCCTGATCTGAGGTAAGGAACGACGGGTCACGGAGACGGGCCCAGTCGACCGAGACCAATGCGAGGCGTGGCAGCCCGATTCCTGCCGCAGTCATCACACCAGGCGTGCGACGCCACACGCGTGCCTGCACGTCGTCCCAGCCCGACTCGTCCGCGCCAAGGTGGAAGTATGGCGGGACGATCGCGGTCGCTCCGCCCACCGCCTGCGCCGTGACAACTCGATGAACTAGGTCATCGATTGCGCTCTCAGTCGCGAAGTCGGTTGGGCGGGATGCGCCAGCCGAGCCGAACGGCAATCTGACCCACGGATCTGTCGCTTGCTGGGTGTCCTGGAGGAAGTAGGTCTGCGGGTCGACGAGCAGGGGCACGCCGGCTGCGCGCGCGATCGCTGCCAGACCCGGCTTGCGTGCGATCACGTGGGCATCCGCCACGATGCGTATCCCACGCGGCCGGGCGACGCCAGGCCCAGGGGTGAGCGCGCGGGCTAGGAACGCTTCGTCACCCCAAGCGGCGCGGACGAGTAGATCGGCCATCTGGACCTCCTGTACGCAAGATGGTACGCAAACCACGTAGAAATTGGTAGCGTGCGTTGTACGCAAGTAGCCGCCCTATGGAGGAGTGTGACGGGTGACGGAGCGCAGCGGGACCCGGCGTCGTGGGCCAGCGATGGACTCGACCACGTTCGTCCAGGTCATGCAGGAGATCGGCACGGCCGGGTTGAGTCAGACGGAGGTAGCGAGGGCGGTCGGAGCTAGCCCTCGCACGGTTCAGACCTGGGCGGCGGGAAGTAACCAACCCCGGGGAGTGCGGGCGCAGCGCCTACTCGATGTCCGCTTGATGGTGCAGAAACTGGGCGACATCTACACGGCCGAGGGCATCCGAATCTGGTTGCATTCACGAAACGAACATCTTGGACTGACGAGGCCGATCGACAGGCTGTCGCAAGGCGACGTCGATGAGGTCCTTCGAGAGGTCGAGTCACTCCACGGTGGTTGGTGATGGTCGACGACCTCCCAAATCGGCTGTCGCAGGCCACGCTCGCAACAGTCACGGGGCGGTGGCAACGCCATGTTCCCATTCGCTACAAAGACGGTGGCCTCAACGGTATTGCAGCGGACGGGCGATGGGGTCGGCGGACGGGATTCCCGGTCCTCTATCTGGGCAGGCCGCTCGATTCAGTAATCGTTGAAGCCTATCGGCACCTCGTCGACCCAGTTGAGGGTGCAATCGCGAACGAGATTGCGCCTCGCGTCCTTCTGACCTGCACGTTGTCGATCGGTGACATTTTGGACCTCTCCACACCCGGCAGTCGCCTGCTTGCGGGTCTGTCCATGGAGCAGCTGCACTCAAGCACATCGAGCATCGACGCATACGAAGCATGTCGGGATGTCGCGTCCGCCGCGCATCAGTTGGGCTGCAAGGGACTGCTGGTTCCTGCAGCCACTCAGCTCGGCGAGACGTTGGCTCTTTTCCCGGCCAACCTGTCTGATGTCGATCGCCCCGTGCTGGTGGAGTCTGAGATTTGGGACGGTCTGCCGCCCGACCCCCGCGGGTCGGCCAAGTCGCACCTGCGACTCGTCTAGGCAGAGTTTGAACCAGCAGTTGAGTCCCTGATAGTGGTGTAGCGCGGTCGCTGACCATCGTCGACACGAGCTGGTCGTGGACGTGGGTGCGGCCACCGCGTGATCCTTCGAGTGAACCTTCCACAGCACTCTCGAACGGAGTCATCACGATGACCGCACCACACATTGTCGACCCTGCTGGCCTGTTGGGTGAAGCCCTGGCCGAAGCGTCCCCTGATCTGATGCGCAACCTGCTGCAGTCGATCATCAACACGTTGCTGTCCGCGGACGCTGACGCGGTCGTGGGCGCCGAGTACGGCCGGCCCAGCCCGTCGCGCACGGCTCAGCGCAACGGGTACCGGCACCGGGACCTGGACACCCGCGTCGGCACGATCGATGTCGCAGTCCCCAAGCTACGCACCGGCAGCTACTTCCCCGAATGGCTGCTGGAACGGCGCAAACGGGCCGAGTCGGCGCTGATCACCGTGGTGGCCGACTGCTACCTCGCCGGGGTGTCCACCCGGCGCATGGACAAGCTGGTGAAGACCCTGGGAATCGACTCGTTGTCGAAGTCGCAGGTCTCGCGGATGGCGACCGACCTGGACGAGCACGTCGACTCCTTCCGCCACCGCCCACTGGGCGAGGCCGGCCCGTTCACGTTCGTGGCCGCCGACGCGCTCACGATGAAGGTCCGCGAGGGCGGCCGGGTCATCAACGCCGTGGTGCTGCTGGCGACCGGCGTCAACGACGACGGGCACCGCGAGGTCCTGGGCCTGCGCGTCGCGACCGCCGAGACCGGCGCGGCGTGGAATGAGTTCTTCGCCGACCTGGTCGCCCGCGGCCTGACCGGGGTGCGGCTGGTCACCTCCGACGCCCACCACGGGCTGGTCGAGGCGATCGCAGCGAGCCTGCCCGGCACGACCTGGCAACGCTGCCGCACCCACTACGCCGCCAACCTCATGTCGATCTGTCCCAAGAGCATGTGGCCGGCGGTCAAGGCGATGCTGCACAGCGTGTACGACCAGCCCGACGACCAAGCCGTACAAGCCCAGTTCGACCGGCTCATCGAGTACACGGCCGAGAAGCTGCCCGCCGTGGCCGAGCACCTCGCACACGCCCGCGAGGACATCCTCGCGTTCACCGCGTTTCCCAAGGACGTGTGGACCCAGATCTGGTCCAACAACCCCGCCGAACGCCTCAACCGCGAGATCCGCCGCCGCACCGACGCCGTCGGCATCTTCCCCACCCGCGCGGCGATCGTGCGGCTGGTCGGCGCGGTCCTGGCCGAGCAGACCGACGAATGGGCCGAAGGCCGCCGCTACCTCGGCCTGGACCTGCTGGCCCGCTGCCGCATCAACATCGTGCCCACCACCGAACCCGACACCGGAGTTGATGACCTGCCCGCCCTGACCGCCTAAACCCTCAGCAAGGAGAACGCAGCGCTACACCACTACAAGGGACTTGACCGAACCAGCGCCCACCTGGTCACCGCTGCCGCCTTCGCTGAGGAGCACGGCTGACTTCAACCTGTCGGAGCGTTACCTTCGATAATGGAGATTGACGTAGGCGATCTGCCCCTGTGGTCTACTCGCTTAGGACGCCGAGAGATGCGAGCACCTGCCACCACGAACCGACGCTTACGCAGACCCATCCGAACAGGTCCAGCCGTGCGCGGGCCACATCGCGGTCATAGCCCCAGTACGTTGCTCGGCTCGCTGCTGGCTCTTCCTGCTTTGCCAGCAGGGCGCGTCTGTGGTCGATGGTGCCGCGAAGGAGTTGAACAAGGGAGCCAACTGCGACTGCGAGCATGCCCAACTCAGAGTTGCTGATCTCTCTCATAGCCGCTAGCCAAGCAGCCGCTGACTCGGCCCTGTGGTCCGGCAGGTGCGTGGGCTAGGCCGCGTGTCAGGAAGTCCCGGGCGCGCTGGATCCAGCGCGTGCGCGAAGGTCGCGCGCGGTCACGTGATAATCGACGGGGGAGTTATCGAGAACCTTCGCGAGCATCACTGCGAAGAACCGGGCAGGACTGACCTCGTCGGGCACGACGTCGTGCCGTAGGGCGACTGGGGGGAGGGCATCGAGCTGCTGTTCGATGAGGTCGAGGTCGAGGTCCAATTCCGGCTCCCGGACGTAGGGCGGGTTGCCGACTGCCACGTCGTACTCGCCGAACTCGTCATGCAGGAAGAAGTCGCGCACGTGGATGTCGGCCGCGATCCCCTCGGAGCGAAGCGTGTCCTGTGACCGAGTGGCGGATGCCGGGTGGATCTCGACACCCACTGTTCGACCGGTGCGGTCCTTGCCAAGTTGGTGGAGGAAGACAGCCTCGCCGCAGGAGGGCTCGATGACGTCGTCCGCGGTGTCGCGGACCGCCCACGCGGTGATGAAACGCGCGACCGGCGGTGGAGTGAAGAACGCTCCTCGAGCCTTGCGCATGACGGCAGTGTCTTCGGCAGGCATGCGCACATCCTGCCGCACGTCCACGGTCGTGGCGTGGCGCCCCGCCCTGGTCGCTGACGTGGCCGATCTGCTCGCCAGCAGGCGTGATGCGGCGGTGACTGGGCTCGCTCGTGCACGATGCTGCGCATGGCGTCGCGTAGCGAAGGGCCCGCCGATGCGTCCGCATCCCGGTGGCGCGGCTCGTCGAAGTTGCGATGGATCGAGCTCCGCGGACGCGAGTCCATGAAGCCAGGGGCTCAATGTCTGGGTCCGGGTCTACCGTGGCGACATGACGGACACGCCTCCACGATTGCTCATCACAGATCTCGACAACACCCTGTGGGACTGGTTTGAGGCGTGGTATCAGTCGTTCTCGGCGCTCCTTGAAAGTTTGGAGACTCTCAGCGGGGTCGACCGACTAGTTCTCGAGGGGCAGATCAAGGACGTGCACCAGCGGCGAGGCACCACCGAGTACTCCAATCTGGTGCGTGAGGTCCCCGCACTCATCGAAGCTGCCGCGCCGCTCGATCCAGCGAAGGTATACGGGCTCTTCGACTTTCAGCGTGACGTCGGTGTTCATGCCGCGCTTCGGGCGGCGTTGTAGAGCATGATGCGGCACTGGTAGTTCGTGTGTGAGCGGTATCCGCGACCTGCTCGCTTGATGTTCTTGATTGTGACGTTCGCGGCTTCGGTGCGAGCGTTGGTCGCACGGGTCTGGATGAACACCTTGATCGCGGCCCACCAGGTGTCGATGGTCTTCTTCAGCCGGGTCGTCTCGGGCATCGCGGCCCAGGACACGTACTGGTTGAACGTGGCCCGCTCGGCGCTGGCGTCGGCGATGCTGCTGGCCGCCAGCACACGGCGCAGCTGTTCCTTCACACCCCACGCGGCGCTGATCTCCTGGGCCGGATCATCCTGTGCCAGAACGGCGTTCAGCCGCTCCCGGGCACGGTTGGAGAGGGTGTCGTAGCCGCGTAGGAGCAGCAGGCGGTGCGCCCAGGCCAGGTCGGTGCCTCGACCGCGGCGCTCGTGCCGGTCCCAGGACACCCGCCGCCGCACCTTGGTCAGGGCGTCATTGGCGAGCTTGACCAGGTGGAAGTGGTCCACGGCGACCCTGGCCTTGGGCAACCAGGACCGTACGGCAGACCGGAACGCCGCGGACGGGTCAATCGCGACCGTCCGCACACGGTGACGCCACCATCGCGGCCGAGTCCGCAACCACGTCTTGACTGCTGCGCTGTCGCGGCCATCGACCACGCCCAGGACCTGCCCGGTGGCCAGGTCGGTGAACGTGGTCATCCACGGCTCGATCCGCTTCCAGGCACCGGCCTCATCGCGGAACCAGCGCACCGTGCGGAACCGGTGCTCATCGATCCCCAACGAGGCCACCGGTCGGGGCCGGAACTGCTCGGCCGCGGCCCGGGCAGCATGGGCCGCGGTCAGCTGCCGCATCACGGTCGGCCAGGTCACCCCGTACTCGGCGCCGACCCGGTCCACCGCCCGGACCTCACCGGACAGCGCCGCCACCAGCCGTTCCTTCAGCCGTGTCGTCAGCCGCGCCCGCGGCGGCACCTGCTCGGTATGCTCCGTGAACGTCGTCCGTGGGCACAACCGCTCGGCGCAACGCCACCGCCTCTTGGACCACAGCACCTCGACCGGCCCGTCGAACGGCACATCCCGCACCCGCTGCACCGTCCGCTGATGCACCCGCGAGGTAAGCACCCCGCAACCCGGGCACGCTGCCTCGACCACGCCAGCCTCGATCAGCACCTGCCGAGTCCCGCCCGCATCGCGAGTCACTGACAGCACCCGGTACCCCGGGAGATTGAACAACGTCGTCGCCGGATCGACATCGGCCGTAGCCTTGAACACGCTCGTGGTCCTGCCTGCTGGATGCGTAGAGAACACCCAGCCTGCCGCAGGGCCACGAGCCCCACCCTCAGACCGCTATCACGCGCAAGATCGAAGACCCGGTATACGACCAGGCGCTTCACGCCCAGAATTCGCGACGAAAGGCAGCTACCCGCCTGTATCCGGGAGTTGCTGACGGGCTTCAGCGCCTCAGGAGCGGCGGAGTCCGCATCGTCGCTTACACCGAATCAGGAGCCTTCTGGACTGGGTGGCGCATTAGGCACACAGGCCTGGACGGCGTGATCGATGTCCTCTACTCGTCGCCAGACCACGATCAGTTGGCGGGCGTTGATAGTGCTGACCTTCGTACTGGTCATTACGGTGACGATCACTACCGGCTGCGTGGCACGCAGCACCGCTTCGTTCCGAACGGAGCCCTCAAGCCGAATGTGGAGATCCTGAACACCATCCTCGACGAGCAGGACTGCGCCCCGGGCGACGCGGTCTACCTCGGCGACAGTTTGATGAAAGATATCGCCATGGCGCAGGATGCGGGAGTCCTGGACGCGCACGCTCAGTACGGCCTTGCCCAACATCGCGCGGAGTACGACCTGTTGCGGCGGGTGACTCATTGGTCAGACAAGGACGTAGCCCGAGAGAGGGAACTCGCGAAACCAAGGGGCGCCGTGACTCCGAGCATCGTTTGTCATGACGGATTCGCAGATATTCTGCCCACGTTCGGGCCGGCTCTGATGGCAGCGCGTTGAGCGACGTGACCATCCCCGATGGCGCCGGCGACGGAGAACAGCTCACGCGGGATCAACAGGTCACGCACTACCTAGACTTGTACAAGCAGGCTGTTGCGGTCCAAATGCACTTCAATGACATCGAGTGGCGGATCCGCGGCCTCGCCCTTACGGTGGCGACATTCGCGCTTGGCGCCGCCGGTGTCGCCGCGAAGGATGGCACGCGGGTAGGTTGGGTTTCCCTGGGCACGCTCGTCCTTGTCATCGGGCTGCTGCTTTGGTACGCCTTCTATTTCGTCGACAGAGTCTGGTATCACCCGTTGCTGAAGGCTGCGGTATCGACTGGTACCGACATCGAAAACGAAATCAAGAAATCACTACCTGTGGCCGCGATGACTGCCACCATCACTGAGCGGAGCGAGTACGAGACCAAGCGAGTCGTCCGGCTTCTAAGTCGTAGAAAAGTCATGCACTCCGACGATAAATTGGTTTGGTTCTACAAGATCGGAGCAACAGCTCTCGCCGGGGCCGCGATTTGTCTACAGGTCGGCGTATCTCTCGGTACATCAGCGACTAATGGTCCGGCCAGTGATGCGCCCACCGCGACTCCGTCAAGCCATGTGGTGACTTCATCGACGGTTTCGACGCGTCATCCTTAATCATTAGTGCGGGGGCGCTACCAGTGTCGCATGAACCACCCATGCGTGACTTCGTACACGCCATAAGAAATCCAGGCGACCGCGTGAATTGCTGCCCAAGCCGCCGATGCTGCTAGGCCAACCAGTCCGAGCACAATTATTGCCCGGAGCACCCGGTGAAATGCGCCTCGGTACCGCTCTCGGATATATCCTCGAGCCGTCCGGGACCTTCGCGCGAGATGGTAGATATTGCGGCGCGTCTTCAGGGGCCACATAACCCGCCTCCGACGCGCCCGGAATAGCCACGTGTAACTTCTCATATACTCCTTTCCTCTGTAGTAAGTGGATTCTCCATCGGGGTCAGCTGGATGGACGAGGAGGTCGACCCTGCCGTAATGGATGTCGCTGTCTGGCTCAGCCACGCGAACCTGTTGCCCTGCTGGCAAATAGGAGATTTCGAAGGGGAACTCCTGAATGCGCACGCCGAGGTTGTCGATGATGTGCACGACACCGCGAACGTTAATCATGCGCTCTGATCCGGTTGAAGCGACCTGCA from Luteipulveratus halotolerans includes the following:
- a CDS encoding replication initiation protein, with protein sequence MPGVPRHRHLGDACAPFRERPGERGARGRHEVVATDPARYGGDEFWEPNSARLTWVIAVDVDHSDGVARALWTAVPKPSWVVENPANGHTHAAWIIEPVSHGPNARLKPQRYLADVREALRDAVGGDPHFTGVRSRNPLWRHAITYWGPMSARSLGELARPLRSAGLWPSAVLRRPVSGDTSLGISGPIRRGARNVTIFEIARRADDPRAAAEAANRRCDPPLSPAEVASIVRSILRYRERRGGWEGSEELPGSVREVLSEFGRKGGSAASEAQAQQRSMRAASGTAVRSAQATLRAEAARALQAQGSSTAEIAEALGVTIRTVQRALRASDISGASG
- a CDS encoding RES family NAD+ phosphorylase, coding for MVDDLPNRLSQATLATVTGRWQRHVPIRYKDGGLNGIAADGRWGRRTGFPVLYLGRPLDSVIVEAYRHLVDPVEGAIANEIAPRVLLTCTLSIGDILDLSTPGSRLLAGLSMEQLHSSTSSIDAYEACRDVASAAHQLGCKGLLVPAATQLGETLALFPANLSDVDRPVLVESEIWDGLPPDPRGSAKSHLRLV
- a CDS encoding IS256 family transposase; this translates as MTAPHIVDPAGLLGEALAEASPDLMRNLLQSIINTLLSADADAVVGAEYGRPSPSRTAQRNGYRHRDLDTRVGTIDVAVPKLRTGSYFPEWLLERRKRAESALITVVADCYLAGVSTRRMDKLVKTLGIDSLSKSQVSRMATDLDEHVDSFRHRPLGEAGPFTFVAADALTMKVREGGRVINAVVLLATGVNDDGHREVLGLRVATAETGAAWNEFFADLVARGLTGVRLVTSDAHHGLVEAIAASLPGTTWQRCRTHYAANLMSICPKSMWPAVKAMLHSVYDQPDDQAVQAQFDRLIEYTAEKLPAVAEHLAHAREDILAFTAFPKDVWTQIWSNNPAERLNREIRRRTDAVGIFPTRAAIVRLVGAVLAEQTDEWAEGRRYLGLDLLARCRINIVPTTEPDTGVDDLPALTA
- a CDS encoding N-6 DNA methylase, which produces MDVRQDVRMPAEDTAVMRKARGAFFTPPPVARFITAWAVRDTADDVIEPSCGEAVFLHQLGKDRTGRTVGVEIHPASATRSQDTLRSEGIAADIHVRDFFLHDEFGEYDVAVGNPPYVREPELDLDLDLIEQQLDALPPVALRHDVVPDEVSPARFFAVMLAKVLDNSPVDYHVTARDLRARAGSSAPGTS
- a CDS encoding ISL3 family transposase, giving the protein MFKATADVDPATTLFNLPGYRVLSVTRDAGGTRQVLIEAGVVEAACPGCGVLTSRVHQRTVQRVRDVPFDGPVEVLWSKRRWRCAERLCPRTTFTEHTEQVPPRARLTTRLKERLVAALSGEVRAVDRVGAEYGVTWPTVMRQLTAAHAARAAAEQFRPRPVASLGIDEHRFRTVRWFRDEAGAWKRIEPWMTTFTDLATGQVLGVVDGRDSAAVKTWLRTRPRWWRHRVRTVAIDPSAAFRSAVRSWLPKARVAVDHFHLVKLANDALTKVRRRVSWDRHERRGRGTDLAWAHRLLLLRGYDTLSNRARERLNAVLAQDDPAQEISAAWGVKEQLRRVLAASSIADASAERATFNQYVSWAAMPETTRLKKTIDTWWAAIKVFIQTRATNARTEAANVTIKNIKRAGRGYRSHTNYQCRIMLYNAARSAA
- a CDS encoding HAD hydrolase-like protein yields the protein MIDVLYSSPDHDQLAGVDSADLRTGHYGDDHYRLRGTQHRFVPNGALKPNVEILNTILDEQDCAPGDAVYLGDSLMKDIAMAQDAGVLDAHAQYGLAQHRAEYDLLRRVTHWSDKDVARERELAKPRGAVTPSIVCHDGFADILPTFGPALMAAR